ACCATATGAGGTAAAACCGCCTTAGTACAAGCGACTAATCCGAATACGTTCACTTGAAACATACCTTTCACTTCGTGCATAGAAGCATCCTCAAAAGTTTTAAAAATACCAAACCCAGCATTGTTTACGAGTATGTCAATCTGTCCAATATCTTGCAATACTCGTGCAAATACAGTTTCGACCGCATTCTCATCACTCACATCCAATAGATAATAGTAACACGGCGTATGATACGTCGTTTTTATCTTGTTCATTAATTTCTTTAATTTCTCTTCTGTTCGAGCCATCAAAACGGGAATTGCTCCTTGCTCTGCCACCTGCATTGCAATTTGCTCTCCAATCCCGCTGGAAGCACCTGTAATGACGATTACTTGTTCTTGTAAACGTCCTGTCATTGCTGTCACCTACTTTGCATAATAAATCAATTGTGGCAAGGATTCATCAATCATTACTTGTTGATTATATGCTAAAAAGTCTAATTGTCCAACCGTTTCTGAAAGCGTAAGTGGCAATTGCTCTTTATATAATACAGGAAATAGCTTCACACATATTTCAAAAGCTGTCATCGGTTTCTCTTTTAATAATTCTAATACTTTCAAAGCTCGTGTTTCTTGTTTTTGTAATCGACTCTCGATTAGCTCCTTCACATTTACAATATCTTCTCCATGTCCAGATAAGATACGTGAAAGATTCATTTCGCTTAATCGTCTTAACGTTTGATTATATTGTAATAAAGGCCTTGCTCTTTCTGATTCTCCCTCATATGGTGGTTCTAATATTGGATTAGAAGAAATATGACGAATTAAAGCATCTCCACCAATTAGTAATCCATCACGTTCCCTGTACAAAGAAATATGTGTAGAAGCATGCCCAGGTGTTTCAATCACTTGAAATTCAGGCAAAGCATCAATACAGTCGCCTTCTCTTACCGTATGAGTTAATGATCTTTTACAAGAATATTGAAGTGTTTTCTTCGTTAGTAATCCTTCATGATTTAAAAATGCCTCTGGTACACCGAATTGTCGCGCAGCCTCTTTAAAAAATTGTTGATAACGCTTTAAAAATTGAGGATTTTGTGTAATCCAAGGTTCATTCCAAGGATGCCCAACAATATTGGCATGAGCTGAAAAAATGTTTAAAAGCCCACAATGATCAGCATGATGATGTGTAATGACCACTGTTTCAATATCATCTATTTTGTATCCTAGAACGCCTAGCTGGTATTCTAAAGATTTCCTAGCGTTCTCTGTATTGGTCCCCGTATCAATTAATGTTAATGTCTCCCCCTCAACTAAAAACACATTTACAGTTTCAACTGCAAATGGAACAGGAATCTCCATTCGGTGAATCTTTACCATGTTTATGCCCCCTGTCTCTCCGCTTCAAAATGAACCTCTCTTCAGTTTACAACTTTCATGAAATTTTGTCATTATTTTCAGATAAAAAGAAGGGATTTTCTAGCTTAAAGCGAATCTATGTACATTCATTAAAAATAAAGGGGGCACATCATGTCCATTCAAAATATTTCCTTTTTAGGAGCTGGTTCTATCGCTGAAGCAATTATTTCTGGTCTATTAGATGCAAATATAGTAAGCGCAAAACAAATTACTGTCAGTAACCGCTCAAATGAAGCAAGATTACAAGAGTTACATACAAAATATGGTATAAAGGGAACACATGATAAACAAGCATTACTCACAAACGCAAACATTCTCTTTCTTGCAATGAAGCCAAAAGATATAGTAGAAGCGATTGTACCGCTTAAAAAGTATATAACAAATACGCATCTCGTAATCTCATTACTAGCAGGTGTTTCCACTCACTCGATTGCTAAGCTTCTTCAAAAAAATGTCCCAATCATCCGTGCCATGCCAAATACATCAGCTGCTATTTTAAAATCTGCAACAGCAATCTCTCCATCTATACACGCAACAAAGCATCACATCGATATCGCCAAGTCTTTATTCGAAACAATTGGTATTGTTTCAGTAGTGAAAGAAGAAGATATGCATGCTGTTACTGCATTATCTGGAAGTGGTCCTGCGTATATATATTATGTAGTGGAAGCAATGGAAGAAGCTGCAAAACAAATCGGTTTAGAAGAATCTACAGCAAAATCGCTTATTTTACAAACAATGATTGGAGCTGCTGAGATGCTTAAAAATAATACGAAACATCCTTCTATTTTGCGAAAAGAAATTACTTCTCCTGGTGGAACAACAGAAGCTGGTATTGAAGTGCTTCAAAGTTTCGATTTCCAGAAGGCTCTCATCTCTTGTATTACAGAAGCCACAAGACGATCGCAAGACCTTGGTAAAACACTGGATCAACTACCAAAAAAATAAGAAAAAGCGGAGCTTAAAAATAAACTTGAGCTCCGCTTTTCTATCTTATATTATTTCTTTCCAAAAATCGCTTCTTGTAAACGGCGTCCTGTCGGTGTTGCTGCGAGTCCACCTTCGGCCGTTTCACGAAGTGCAACTGGCATTGTTTGGCCAATTCGAAACATCGCTTCAATCACTTCGTCACACGGAATCATGCTTGTCACACCAGCCAATGACAAGTCCGCTGCAATCATCGCATTGGAAGCACCTGCTGCATTCCGCTTTACACATGGCACTTCTACTAGTCCGGCAACAGGATCACATACTAATCCCAACATATTTTTCAAGGCGATTGCCATTGCTGTAGCAGCTTGTTCTGGTGTCCCGCCTGCCATTTCAACAGCTGCCGCTGCTGCCATACCACTTGCCGA
The window above is part of the Bacillus cytotoxicus NVH 391-98 genome. Proteins encoded here:
- the proI gene encoding pyrroline-5-carboxylate reductase ProI; the protein is MSIQNISFLGAGSIAEAIISGLLDANIVSAKQITVSNRSNEARLQELHTKYGIKGTHDKQALLTNANILFLAMKPKDIVEAIVPLKKYITNTHLVISLLAGVSTHSIAKLLQKNVPIIRAMPNTSAAILKSATAISPSIHATKHHIDIAKSLFETIGIVSVVKEEDMHAVTALSGSGPAYIYYVVEAMEEAAKQIGLEESTAKSLILQTMIGAAEMLKNNTKHPSILRKEITSPGGTTEAGIEVLQSFDFQKALISCITEATRRSQDLGKTLDQLPKK
- a CDS encoding MBL fold metallo-hydrolase, with protein sequence MVKIHRMEIPVPFAVETVNVFLVEGETLTLIDTGTNTENARKSLEYQLGVLGYKIDDIETVVITHHHADHCGLLNIFSAHANIVGHPWNEPWITQNPQFLKRYQQFFKEAARQFGVPEAFLNHEGLLTKKTLQYSCKRSLTHTVREGDCIDALPEFQVIETPGHASTHISLYRERDGLLIGGDALIRHISSNPILEPPYEGESERARPLLQYNQTLRRLSEMNLSRILSGHGEDIVNVKELIESRLQKQETRALKVLELLKEKPMTAFEICVKLFPVLYKEQLPLTLSETVGQLDFLAYNQQVMIDESLPQLIYYAK